A region from the Vicia villosa cultivar HV-30 ecotype Madison, WI linkage group LG3, Vvil1.0, whole genome shotgun sequence genome encodes:
- the LOC131660265 gene encoding protein FREE1-like, protein MHQGDYTSAPYYQFPHMQNPNPTPPPQSDPIPNHYASAPPFTPNYDYPNPAYSPYPPHNPDPVPSSNPNFNSQFDSNPPYQPPPSQQPYYPPYDQHQAPPNYAPPNPNPNPNPIPNSSLYNQPPPQAPYSHIHTASSVPPIPTYESQYENPVKSDYGGGAYFDDRYGGSFNRSQSDLGSELYGKRHDGGLSRYESGGAGGGLSRYDSVGGGGGGGLSRYDSVGGGGGGGDEGYGDGVYAYQGGKVEPYGARGTGSKSSTWSSTPSFDDFGRPISFNTPKESSVASKIVKAVPKVDTQEDVKSGVQKFRVKMLAESGGQSTMDVLCQVGLDGLRMLDPNTSRTLRIYPLENITRCDRFDSTTFAFWSKSPVDIEPRRIRLQSNSYTTNTLLDTVTAATIQFKEMGGNRRPAESLKTNEQSTERKKGLGDWMNMIKPANEEKDHWVPDEAVTKCTACGTDFGAFNRKHHCRNCGDIFCDKCTHGRIALTAEENAQPVRVCDRCMAEVTQRLISAKESSSKPLLQSHEDLARKLQEELERNRKTSGSGSKSDGTGRRMKEVACPICTVHLQVQVPTSGSETIECGVCQHPFLVSSY, encoded by the exons ATGCATCAAGGAGATTATACCTCCGCTCCATACTACCAATTCCCTCACATGCAAAACCCCAACCCTACGCCACCGCCTCAATCCGATCCAATTCCCAACCACTACGCCTCCGCACCACCGTTCACCCCCAATTACGATTACCCAAACCCTGCCTATTCTCCATATCCTCCTCATAATCCCGATCCTGTTCCATCctcaaaccctaatttcaatTCGCAATTCGACTCCAATCCTCCTTATCAACCACCACCGTCACAACAACCATATTATCCTCCGTATGATCAGCATCAAGCACCTCCGAATTATGCCCCtcctaaccctaaccctaatcCCAATCCTATTCCGAATTCATCGTTATATAATCAGCCTCCGCCTCAGGCTCCGTATTCCCACATTCACACCGCGTCTTCTGTTCCTCCGATTCCGACTTACGAAAGCCAATACGAGAATCCGGTGAAATCCGATTACGGTGGTGGTGCTTATTTTGATGACAGATACGGAGGAAGTTTTAATAGGAGCCAGTCCGATTTAGGATCGGAATTATATGGTAAGCGTCACGATGGTGGTTTGTCTAGATATGAATCCGGTGGTGCTGGTGGTGGTTTGTCTAGATATGATTCcgttggtggtggtggtggtggtggtttgTCTAGATATGATTCcgttggtggtggtggtggtggtggtgatgaaGGTTATGGAGATGGCGTGTATGCTTATCAAGGGGGGAAAGTGGAACCATATGGTGCGCGGGGTACGGGTTCTAAGTCTTCTACTTGGTCTTCCACGCCGTCGTTTGATGATTTTGGGAGACCGATTAGTTTTAATACTCCGAAGGAATCTTCGGTGGCTAGTAAGATTGTGAAAGCAGTTCCTAAGGTTGATACTCAGGAAGATGTGAAAAGTGGGGTGCAGAAGTTTCGTGTTAAGATGTTGGCTGAGAGTGGTGGTCAGAGTACAATGGATGTTCTATGCCAG GTTGGTTTGGACGGCCTTCGAATGCTAGATCCAAATACCAGTAGGACTTTGAGAATATATCCTCTTGAGAACATTACTAGATGTGAT AGATTCGATTCAACTACCTTTGCATTTTGGTCGAAGAGCCCTGTAGATATTGAGCCAAGACGAATCAGATTGCAGTCTAATAGTTACACTACAAACACACTTTTGGATACAGTGACTGCTGCAACCATACAG TTCAAGGAAATGGGTGGAAACAGGAGACCTGCTGAATCATTGAAAACAAATGAACAGTCTACTGAAAGAAAGAAAGGCCTTGGTGATTGGATGAATATGATTAAACCTGCCAATGAAGAGAAAGATCATTGG GTCCCAGATGAAGCAGTCACAAAATGCACCGCATGTGGCACTGATTTTGGGGCTTTTAACCGCAAG CATCACTGTAGGAACTGTGGTGATATTTTTTGCGACAAATGTACGCATGGTAGAATTGCTCTTACTGCTGAAGAGAATGCTCAGCCAGTACGAGTTTGCGACAGATGCATG GCAGAAGTGACTCAGAGGCTGATCAGTGCCAAAGAATCATCAAGTAAACCTCTTTTGCAGAGTCACGAGGATCTTGCTCGGAAACTTCAG GAGGAGCTGGAGAGAAATCGGAAGACATCAGGATCAG GTTCCAAGTCTGACGGAACTGGAAGACGGATGAAGGAAGTTGCATGTCCTATTTGCACTGTCCATCTGCAG GTTCAGGTACCTACCTCAGGTTCAGAGACCATCGAGTGTGGAGTTTGCCAGCATCCATTTCTTGTGAGTTCGTATTGA
- the LOC131654886 gene encoding uncharacterized protein LOC131654886: protein MRGLNGAISIARALKANSTAATTLLRPPRAAPYVTPCWTSSNLRNLVDRPDLSTTLVPRSNTIEFRYYSSSTATSLAQQDLKVKSSEENRFNPKEVVLFQYEACPFCNKVKAFLDYYDIKYKVVEVNPMNKKEIKWSDYKKVPIVTVDGEQLVDSSDIIDKLVKRIHPDYDLNADEEKKWRGWVDNHLVHVLSPNIYRTVSEALESFDYITTKGNFSLYERLVAKYGGAAAMYFVSKKLKKRHNITDEREALYGAAEQWVDALKGRKFLGDLEPNLADLAVFGVLRPIRHLKSGRDMVEHTRIGKWFSEMEHAVGQAS, encoded by the exons ATGAGAGGTCTCAACGGAGCGATATCCATCGCCAGAGCGTTAAAAGCCAACTCCACCGCCGCAACCACTCTTCTCCGACCACCGCGAGCAGCTCCATATGTCACACCATGCTGGACTTCTTCCAACCTTCGGAATCTCGTTGATCGCCCCGACCTATCAACTACCCTAGTTCCTCGAAGCAACACCATAGAGTTCAGGTATTACAGTTCTTCTACCGCCACGTCTCTCGCGCAGCAAGATCTCAAGGTGAAAAGCTCAGAAGAAAATCGCTTCAATCCCAAAGAAGTTGTTCTCTTTCAGTATGAAGCTTGTCCCTTCTGCAACAAGGTTAAAG CTTTTCTAGATTATTATGATATTAAGTACAAAGTGGTGGAAGTTAATCCGATGAACAAGAAAGAGATCAAGTGGTCTGATTACAAAAAGGTGCCTATTGTCACTGTTGATGGAGAACAATTGGTTGATTCTTCAG ATATAATTGATAAATTGGTCAAAAGGATACATCCAGATTATGACCTAAACGCAGATGAAGAGAAGAAGTGGCGCGG GTGGGTGGATAATCACTTGGTGCATGTTTTGTCGCCAAACATATATCGAACTGTTTCTGAAGCTCTTGAATCATTTGATTATATCACCACTAAAG GCAATTTCAGTTTATATGAGAGGTTAGTGGCAAAGTATGGTGGGGCTGCTGCCATGTATTTCGTGTCgaagaaattgaagaagagaCACAATATCACTGATGAGCGTGAAGCATTGTATGGAGCTGCTGAACAATGGGTTGATGCTTTGAAGGGCCGAAAATTTCTTG GTGATTTGGAACCTAATTTAGCAGATCTTGCAGTCTTTGGTGTTCTGAGACCTATCCGCCACCTCAAGTCAGGTCGAGATATGGTAGAGCATACAAGGATTGGAAAATGGTTTTCTGAGATGGAACATGCAGTAGGACAGGCTTCCTGA